TGTCGCGGCGGACTGCGAGCAGCGCAGCGGCGACGAGCGCGACGAGAGCGACGACGGCCGTGAAGCCGGGTCCGTCACCGGACGTCGGCGTCTCGGTCGCAGCGCCACCGTCGCCACCGTCGCCACCTTCAGTCGGGCTCATGCCGCCGTCGGTCGGCGACGCGCCACCCTCGGTCGCGGTCTCGGTCATGCCGGTCTCGGTCTCGGTCATGTCCGTACCGGTCTCGGTCTCGGTGCCGGGGGTCGGCGTGGCGGTACCGTTGTCCGAGTCGTTGGTGGCTTCCACGATGGAGCCGTCAACCTCGTCGCCGAGGTTGTCACCGCCGAGCTTGGTCTGTGCGGTGAAGTTCGCGCCGGGGCTGTAGTCGCTGAAGTCCGCGGTAGCCGTGTAGCTACCGTTCGCGTCGACATAGGTCGACGGCTGGACCAGGAACGGGCTACCGGACGTCGTGCTGCGCATCCGGACGGTCAGTTCCGTGCCGGGTGCAACGTTTGTCTGACCGGTAACCTGCTGGTCGTCAGCGGCCTCGACGGTGATGTCCTCACCGTCGTTCAGCGTCGCGTCGCGGTCCTCGATGGTGAACGTGTCGTTAACCTCGACATCATCTTCGCTGAGGTCAGTCTCGTCCAGCATCGTGAAGTTGGCTTCGTACTCGGAACCATCGTCGTAGTTGAGTTCCGAGGTAATGTCGCTGCTATCGACGACGACGAAGTGCGTGTCGTTCGCCTCGTCGTAGATGATGTCACTCTCGTCGGTGATCTCCGGAATACCGACGAAGGCAGCGTCCGCGTTCGCGGAGGCTGGCTCGCCTTCGATCTTGTGAACGAAGGCAGTGCCGTTCAGAGCCGCGTAGTCGTTAGCCGCAACAGGCCCTTCGAGGCCGGAGGCCTGAACCTGAATGACAGCAGCGTCGCCCTGAGCGATCGTGTCAGACTGGGTCAGGTTGTTGCTCTCGACGAGGCTGTAGATCTCGTCGGCATCAGCGTCGTCAAGTTCGTCACCGAGCGCGCTCTCGGGAGCGGTCCAGACCTGCACGCCGTCAGTGGACCGTTCGTTCAGCGAGAGCGTTGCGAAGGCCTGTTCGTTGTTGATGCTGCCGTTGGTGAAGGTAGCACCAGTATCGGCAGTAGCCAGGAGGTCGTAGTCCGTGGCTGCGAGGACGTCCTCACCAGCATCGTCGTCCGTGTCGGTGAAAGGACCGCCCTGGGTTGCGTCCACTAGTTCGTCGTCGTCGTCAGCAACAGAGACGACGTCAGTGGCCGGTTCAGCGCCAGCGAGGTAGCTGTTGAACTCCAGCGTGACCTCGCCGTCGTCGTTACCGTCCTCGACCTCTGCGGTGATGAAGTAACCGTCGTCGTCCTCGGTACCGACTTGGACGAGTGCAGTGTCAGTGTTTTCGAGCTGAACCGTGACTTCGGCGACGTCACCACGGTTCTCCTCGACGACAGACTGTGCGAAGCCTGCGTTCTCGTCGTCCGTGCTGACAACTTCGATGGAGTCAGAGTCGGACGCGTCTGTGTCGGTCACATTCGTCTCGAACGTGTAGTTGCCAGTGTCGATCTCGGTGAAGTTGAGTTCCCAGTCCTCGGCCTCGGCGTTGTCGATCTGGACCTTCTCGACGTCATCGTCCCACTCAGAGGGGATAGTGACGTTCTCCGAACCGAAGATCTGTTCGAGTTCGTCCTGGTCCAGACCGTCGGCGGAGACGTTCACCGCGTAGCCGTTTCGGACGTCGGAACTGATCTCGAAGTCGACGTTGGCGCTGGCGCCAGTAGTGCCGACCGTGTCATCGTCGAACTCGGCCGTGAGGTCCTGTGGGATAACCTCGAAACCGTACTCAGATCCGGTGTAGCTGGAGTCGGCAGTGCCAGTCGAGGGATTGACAACGTCCTGTGATTCAGCCTCAACGAGAACGAAGTTCCCTTCGCTCAGACGGCCGTCGAGGGTGAACGTAATTGACGTTTCACCGGATTCAGTCGAGATAGCGCGACGGAGGTTGCCAATGTCGTTGGCGTTGTCGGTATCGACGGTACGAACTTGGTAGTCAGTGCCACTTTCCAGATTGCCCACCGTGACTTCCTGACCGCTATAGAAAGTCCCCGTGGAGAGGTTCGCTGCCGTACCGGCTCCCGCAAACGCGACGGTCCCGGCGAATACGCCGAAGACCATCAGCGCTGTCAGGAACAGGCTACGGATTTTTTCGTTAGTATCTGTCATAGTTTGTTGGTTGCTATCGGGCGGCGTCAGCCGTTTTCCACTTGGTCGGTGCGCGGTCCACGCGACCGCGCATAGACCGAACCCGTGTACTCACTTCTGGCGCCTTGGGTAGGGGTACGCTTCTAACCAAAGCGGGACATTATAAATGTTTTGTGGTCAGATATGTGGGATGAGAGAACATGTCACGCCCGTTTTCGGCCGATACAGGCGATATCGTGGGATTATAAGCACTTTGTGGTTCGTTTCAAAATCCCGTCATACGCCCGTCAGACGCGGCGTCGAAAACGGGGTGAATTGACGAGAACGGCTCGAAGAAAAAGCGGGCTCCGCCGGTCGAACTGCGACTCTGGGGCTAGTTGGTGACGATCTCGATCTCGTGGCCGTCGGGGTCTTTCGTGAAGGCGTAGCGGTCGTCACAGCTCTCGGGGTCGCGGTAGTCCTCCGCGCCGCGCGTCAGCAGTTCGTCCCACGTCTCGTGGAGGTCGTCGGTGCTGACGGCGACGTGGCCCCAGGCGTCGCCCAGCTCGTAGGACCGGCCGTCGTAGTTGTAGGTGAGTTCGACCGACATCGCCTCGTCGGCCGCGTCTCTCGGCTTGAGGAAGTAGAGTGCGAAGCTATCGTGCTCCGAGCGGCGGAACATCTCGTAGTCCAGCTTGCGGGTGTACCAGCCGATGGCCTCGTCGGCGTCCTCGACGCGGAGCATCGTGTGGTCGAGCGACCACTTCGCGCCGTGGTCCCGCTCGACGATCTCGATCTCGTGGCCGTCGGGGTCAGTGACGAAGGCGTACGAGCCGCCACAGGAGTCGGGGTCGCGGTAGTCCTCGACGCCGTCGTCCATCAGTTCCTCGTAGGCGTCGTAGACGTCCTCGACGCGGACGGCGATGTGCCCCCACGAGTCCCCCATCGTGTACGCGCGCCCGTCGTGGTTGTACGTCAGTTCGAGGAGCGCCCCCTCGTCGTGGACGTCTTCGGGGCCGAGGAAGACGTTCGTGAACGTGTCGGCCTCCCAGCGGCTCTTCTCCTCGTAGTCCAGATGGGTCTGATACCACTCTATGGACGCTTCGAGGTCTTCGACGCGCATCATCGTGTGGTCAAGTGTCAGCATACTCTGTCGGTGGGCCGGGCGAGCGAAAAGAGTACCGCACGCGGCGAGCGACGGGTCACTCCGAAACAGATTCTCCGTCCGGATAATCTCGGAACAACGGCCAGTAGTACCACCACGCCACGCCCAACATGACGACCGTTCCGACGGGGAGCGCGACGTAGCCGATGCGGCGATTGAACCCGAGGACGACCCCGATCTGTGAGAGCGCCGCCCCGACGAGTGAGAGCGCCGTGATGCGGGAGTCCTCTCGCCAGACGACGCCCGAGAGCGCGCTGGCGAGGGCGAGTAGATACAATAAGACGC
The DNA window shown above is from Haloarcula limicola and carries:
- a CDS encoding BGTF surface domain-containing protein gives rise to the protein MTDTNEKIRSLFLTALMVFGVFAGTVAFAGAGTAANLSTGTFYSGQEVTVGNLESGTDYQVRTVDTDNANDIGNLRRAISTESGETSITFTLDGRLSEGNFVLVEAESQDVVNPSTGTADSSYTGSEYGFEVIPQDLTAEFDDDTVGTTGASANVDFEISSDVRNGYAVNVSADGLDQDELEQIFGSENVTIPSEWDDDVEKVQIDNAEAEDWELNFTEIDTGNYTFETNVTDTDASDSDSIEVVSTDDENAGFAQSVVEENRGDVAEVTVQLENTDTALVQVGTEDDDGYFITAEVEDGNDDGEVTLEFNSYLAGAEPATDVVSVADDDDELVDATQGGPFTDTDDDAGEDVLAATDYDLLATADTGATFTNGSINNEQAFATLSLNERSTDGVQVWTAPESALGDELDDADADEIYSLVESNNLTQSDTIAQGDAAVIQVQASGLEGPVAANDYAALNGTAFVHKIEGEPASANADAAFVGIPEITDESDIIYDEANDTHFVVVDSSDITSELNYDDGSEYEANFTMLDETDLSEDDVEVNDTFTIEDRDATLNDGEDITVEAADDQQVTGQTNVAPGTELTVRMRSTTSGSPFLVQPSTYVDANGSYTATADFSDYSPGANFTAQTKLGGDNLGDEVDGSIVEATNDSDNGTATPTPGTETETGTDMTETETGMTETATEGGASPTDGGMSPTEGGDGGDGGAATETPTSGDGPGFTAVVALVALVAAALLAVRRDN
- a CDS encoding VOC family protein — translated: MLTLDHTMMRVEDLEASIEWYQTHLDYEEKSRWEADTFTNVFLGPEDVHDEGALLELTYNHDGRAYTMGDSWGHIAVRVEDVYDAYEELMDDGVEDYRDPDSCGGSYAFVTDPDGHEIEIVERDHGAKWSLDHTMLRVEDADEAIGWYTRKLDYEMFRRSEHDSFALYFLKPRDAADEAMSVELTYNYDGRSYELGDAWGHVAVSTDDLHETWDELLTRGAEDYRDPESCDDRYAFTKDPDGHEIEIVTN
- a CDS encoding TIGR04206 family protein; this encodes MVASPRRRFLAVVVAGLAPWTVLLVGGELTILFTFGLFTTSPPELLPIYDYFFRFTRRLPRFIESWGTGVLLYLLALASALSGVVWREDSRITALSLVGAALSQIGVVLGFNRRIGYVALPVGTVVMLGVAWWYYWPLFRDYPDGESVSE